DNA sequence from the Pogona vitticeps strain Pit_001003342236 chromosome 11, PviZW2.1, whole genome shotgun sequence genome:
ACAGGTTGGTAGCAAGGGAcaaccggggggaggggggcatctCTGTAACAAGAATTACGCAGAAATAGAAGGGAAGTGGGATGATGCTCTTCTTCACAGAGCCAGTGACTGTGCGCTTCGCTGGGAAAGGCTTCACATGTCACAACCAGAACTGGGCACCATTCTGCTAAAATAAGGATTCTGGAGAAGTCGGCCCTAAATTCCATCACATGGTTGAAGAATCGTGTCCCTTTACGACACAGGTTTCTCTCCCCATTGTGGCCTGGCTGCTGCGTCGAGCTGCTCACTGCATGGGGCGCCAGATCCTTCCACCAGAATCAGTCTGTAGAGGGATGGAGTTTAGTCTTTCCACAGGGAACTGGCCCCACGGCAGCACAGAACAGCTGGTGTGCTCATTCCACGTGGTCTTAGGATAGGTATGGGCTTGGAATCTATTTACAACGGAACCATcttaaaaaataagttaaaaaaaCTGGATTGAATACCCGTTCAGTTCGTTATTAAAATCAAAAGCTTGGGAATAATGAAAAGCCAACACACCAACACAAACATGATTTTGGTTTAAcaccagcttaaaaaaaaagaaaagaaaagaaacctctcATGCAAACACATCAGATGACATAAAACAATGTGCAATTAATATGTAGCATTATCCATTCACTTTCTCGTGCTCAAAACAACCGCTGTAACTTCAGATGTGGTTCTGGGCTCACTGCTTGCTTCACACTCAAGGATGGCAGCTTCTGTTTTTCCCAAATGCAGCCTTCTGCACATAACCGGCTTTGAAAAACCACTGAGCAATACCCAAAAGCACTGAGTACCATCAGATTCATTCCCAGCCACAAAAGATTTCTGTGCCCCGTGGCTGAGGTGTGGCAGCAATATTATTCTTGCACGCACAAAGTACCATTTAAGCAGCCTCCCCCATGTTTTCTAGtccatatatataatatatagcatatatattatatataaattacatacatagataaataaatgcattctGTTGCCTTTCCTTCAGTCACAGTGCTGGGCGATCACTGCACTCTTGGAAAAGCTGCCCCAAGCTGCTAGTCCTCAGCATGTCCACGGGGCAGTCCAGGTCCATTGCTATGACAGCTCTTTAGGCTAGTCTTCATCTGCCATCTCCCATCTTGCTTCTTGACTTTTTAAgttgagttgattttttttttacttaaaaaacacacaaaactgtCAAATGGGGTTTGTCTCCATTTCTAAGGGAGCAGCAGGAAGGTCCATGCAGGAATGATGGGGACAGTCGCTTGATGAAGGAGATGAGTCCATCccgagaaaaagaaaaacaggactaGAAAACTCAATGGTCAGCCATCTAAAAAAGGGGACAGGGATGGTCTTCTTGCTCCCCCTTCTCTTGGGGCAGAGGGCAGGGGGAGGGGTCTCTGGTCTTCTCACAAGGTGATTGCAGGGTAGGGGCTTCACAGTTTCTCAGGGGATGGGACCCAGATATAATGCCCAGACTGGTCCTCTATTATCTGTTTGATTTTGCTGTAAATCTCTTCCAGAGAGTCTCCTTGTACAATGGctgtggggagggaggagaggagacaaaaaaaagttttatgaGAAAGAGGCAAGACCTTAGAAACCACCCTGTCAGCAAGTCACACTCCCGATCGAAGACAACCATCCTGTGTAACTATGGCTTCAAAGGAAGGCCGTCTCCCTTCCTGGGCTCCtggctccccccacctcccaatgGAGACAGCATGCCAGAACAATTAGCCAGTCACTAGGGAAGCTCTTGGCTTGGCCAGAGTGTCCCCAGGACTGCTCCCTACATCGAGTGCCTCTCCCCTTCTGCAAAGGACCACCCCTCACTTTGGGTTCTGTTAGCCACCCCTACTGCAAGGCCATCTTGTTCCACAGAAAGCCAGCGGCTGGCCACGTTCTTCAGCACACTCTTACTGATGCTCCAAGGACACAGACATTCTGTCCGCTCCCCTCATTTGGTCTAAAATCATCCCCTTCTCCATTTCAAGACATGTGTGAAGCCTCAGCATCTTCAAACCCTTGTGGAGCAGCAGTAAAATGTTCTTCTTTGCCTTTGCCTCTGCTTAGGGAGCCCAACAATTTAGCTCCCTCCTTACATTCTTTTGATTTTTCCCAGCCCTACAATAAAGTGTGAGTGTATGGTGGCTACTCCCTGCAGCGCTTCCTCACCTGTAAAATACTCTCCAAACTCCTGCTCCAATTTCATGGCTTTATCAAAGACCTTGTTGGCTTGCTCGTATGTCTGCCTCCGGTTCATCTCCCTGCCGACCCAAAGAGAATAAGCTCAGTAGAACTGTAAAAGATCTGACACAAGCCCATGCTCATTTCTGCATGCTTTCATCCAGGAATATAGAAACAGGCTTATAGGTGGCTAGGCTGACAACCAAAATGTTCATTTGTCCCCACAACACACACCTTCCCCCAGACAAAAGCAGCAACCCTGAAGGAATTCAGTAGCAATGAATCCACACTTGTGACATCAACACAGCCCAGATGTGGAAGAGGCCCAGTTACCAAATCCCCATCACTTCAGGTTTttgagggaggcagggggagccTGACTCTCAGCGAGCACACACAGCGCTCCATCCCCTGCCCCAGGCCTCTCGCTTTTCAAAGAGCCCAAGATGGCGGTGCTTCCTCCCTGCAACCTGCTTCTACAGCTGGTGTCTCCAAGACATTCTTCCCGTTTTCAGGAGCAAGCAGTCTCTCcatctgcgcccccccccccggcaagcagCATTCCGGCTGACCTAAATTCCCAGCTTCCACACTACTCACATAAGCGCCTCAATAGATTTCGGCTTGATGAAGATCGCCACAGGATACAGTTGTGCTTGCTGCAACCTCTTGATGGCGTTGCCAGACACATCGAGGATGCAGTGCTTCCCCTGCAGTAGAGCAAGACGGCAGTGACCACCAAGCCCCGTCACCGCGCTTCCACCAAGCTTTCTCAGTCGCCCCCACCGCAAGCCCACGGGCAATTCGGCAACCCCAACAGTGACCGAGAGACACCACACAACCCTAGTCACTGACAGAGAAGAAGCCTTTGAGGCCAAGGAGAGCCAGAGGCGGTCTGCTGAGCTGTCCCAAATGGGGACCAGCCTGTACGTTCTTAGGGCTGCTGCCCTTTGGTGTGCAACGGAAGCGACAGCTTCAGAGCCTTTTTGTCTGTGTTCCCCTTCGAGAGTAACGCCTTCTGTTGCCCAAGGCCCTAAAAAGTCAGTCGGAGCATGCTCTTGACTTGGGCTCTGGGCACAGGCAGTTCGGAACATGCAAGATGGAGAAGTCCCAAAAAGGTTGCAGCCACAGCTGCTGCTCTGAAGTTTTGGCCCAGAGTGGCACAGCCCACTCTCCAGGCCACGGTTACTCACCCGCTCAGCCACTGCCCGCACAGACTGAATACTCGTCCCATAAAGATTGTCATTGAACTGTCCGGCCTCAATGAACTTGTTGTCTTGAATGTCCTTCTCCATTTGCTCCCGGGACACCACAAAGTGATAATCCTGCCCGTCTACCTCATTCTCACGACGAGGCCTAGTAGTATCTAGAAGAAAATGCACCAGCTCTTTCtgctgttcaagaaacaatgccCTCCTCTGTGGGCCCAAAGGCCCTATCAGTTGCTTGCGCATCAGTAGGCGTGACTCTATCTGCCTACAAATGGAGCCTGATGCAAAAAGGAGTAGCCCAGCAGAAGAatcgggacaccccccccccgatggaCCTTCTCCTTCGGACACCCAGAGTGTACAGGACTTACCATCGTTACCCAACTAGACCAGTTGTCCTCATGTGCCAGTCAGCACTTCCCTCTCCAACTGCCAGGGCCCAAGGGAGGCGAGGGGACCAGCACTTACGTGGCACACAGGAGCCAAATTTGTGTGGGAACTCCGAGATGAGGTCATCATTGATTCGGTCCTTCATGGGTCCCAGAACTATCACTGGCCTCGCATAGTGAACTGgaaaaacagccacaaaattgaaaGGGGGCTTTAGGGTACAACCAAAAGCAGGTGAAAACTACCAAGGAAAAGTAAAAGGCAGGGACATCAGAGCTAAGTTGCCCGTCATCCACACTGAAAAGCAGCAAACTCTTTTCTTTTCAACGTACTTTCTTGCCGCGTCACAGGTTCGTATGACAAAATGGTGTCCTCTTgtccttctaaaaaaaaaaaaattggaaaagaaagtGTCAGCCTGATCTGGTAGCAACATTCCTACCTCTTTTGGAGTAACATGAGAGTAGCGACATGTATACATTTGTCAGGCACCCaagcctctcttctccccccccccccccccaaacctgggAAGTCATTTTTCTGCATGGTCAGTAAAAAAGCAAGGGTTCCCCTGCACTGGGTGCTTTTCACCAAACTCAATGATCAGGGAAAACATGGAACCAAAAAGGTGCAGCTAAAGGAAGTCCTGACCGGCAACACTGGGAGTGGGAAAGGCAGAGGAACCCGGGGGTTTAAATACAAAAACGTCTGAACAAGCAGAGAGGCACTTACTGGAGCTGCTCTCGCTGTCACTGGTGTTTGATGTCACGCCCTCTGCAACAAGAAAACATCGCTAATTCAGTATGACTCTGAATTGAGAGTCACTGATAAACAGAGATGAACACaagaactgggggaggggggagagagaagaatagCGCAAGGACAGAGTGGACAGACAGCGGGTACATGCTCTACTGAACCACAACTCTTCTGCCCAGACAAGAGCCCAGAGACTGCCTCCCTCCAGCACTTGTCTCCAGCAGAGGAAGCCCAAGCACAAGCAGGGGTGAAGCACAGACATCCAGCCCCCTTCCTAGTCTGCTTTTTCCCTGGGCCGCTCCCTAGCGTGTAATCCTGCCACTGGGAGCCTCTGGCGAGTTCGGGAGAAGTGAGGCCCTGGAAGCGCATGCAGGGGAAGACAAGGCCCAGATTTTGGGGGCACCCGTCTCTAGCACAGGGCTAACAAAGGGCAGACGTCCAGGCCTTGCCCGGGCAGGACTTTGCCAACATGAGGCCCTTCCGGCTGCCCTGCCCCAGACCCGCTCCTGGTCCTTGCCTTCTAGTGAAACCCTCTCACTGCacgctgggggtgggtgggctgtcCTTGAGGACCACGTTCACAGGCTGGAAGAGGTCTACACTCTCTCAGTCAGTTGGCCCAAGTGAAGTTAAGAAGCGGCCGCAGTCGGTCTGGGCTCTGGGGGAAAGGTGGCTGCTCCAAACAGACCGCCTGCTTGTTCCCAGTCACACACATGCTAGCAATGGAAAGTGATCATGTGCAGTGAAATTCCACTTACTCAGATTCTTTGCGCCATAATAATCGTCACTTAACCCAGGGAAGTCCTGATTCACAGTCAGccagaaaggggagagggagaggggagagaaaggaaagagagagagaaggaaagagaaagagagagagagagagagtggggaggAGAGACAGAGCCAGGAGAGCATTAATGACAGGAGTGCAGAATGGCTGCGAGCTGCAAGAGCAAGTGAAGTTAAAGCTCCTGACCCACACTGGCTAAGTAAGGCCCTTTCTGTCGCCAAGCTGCTCTCAGGGCGCTCAGATGCTCCTGCCCAGAGCCCTTGCTCAGATACCCCACAAAGCCCAAGGATCCGCAGCACCAGGCACCTAGGGGAATTCAGACCATCCTCTGCGTTCCTTCCCCAAAAGAAGACAGATCATGAACACGGGAAACCATTGCAACTGTCCTCAGTGGCCTGTGAAAGAAGTTCCCAGCTGGGAGGACATGGCCCTCTGTCTTTCGGTCGTTAAAGGGACCAGGCTGGCCACTGTCACCAAAAGGACCTCCTTATTCTCTTGACGCCCCAACCCAGAAAATGGGCCAGGAGGCAGCAGTTTGCACCGAGAAgcacactaagctgccaccaccAAGGGCAGCAAACACCGTCGCCAGCAGCGGGTGCCGATCCCTATTCTGCTGCTGACTGCAGTCCCCAGCAAGAGACCATCACTGCTAAGAGTGCGCAAGACAGAGGAAAGATCCAGCCCCAGAAAGCAGCCCAGCTCTCCAGGGTAGAAACCAGCCTGGCCTGGGAAGTCCTGAACGGCTACCATTTTGTGGAGCCGTAAGCACCTGAGCCCTGGGCATCTCCACACTTCTCACCACCGGCTCCCTGAAAGCTAGCAATGGCAGACAAGCTTCCCGCATGGAGATGTTCACGCCTGGCATCCTGATCCTTCCTTGCGCTTTGCCTTCTAGAGGGGCAGACCATCATTCTGAGCTAAAGGACATGTTTTGCAGGCAGGAAGAAGGTCCCAAGTTCAATCCATAGCATTTCCCATCAAAGAGACTGGATAGCAGGAGACGGGGAAGGGGCCGGTAGCCAGCGTGGAGAGTAGGGAGCGAGGTGGACAAGCGGGTCACCCTGGTATAAGGTGGCTTCTTTACTACGGGCATCGCAGTAGTTGGGGAAGTATGGCAGAGGGCACGGGCCCCACAGCAAGCAAGCTGCATactaacccccacccccacccaaaggCTTCCTGCAAAGGTAGGAGAGGTCTTTCATCAGTGACTTGTCATTAAGAGAAGATCTCCTATTAAGTCCTACGTCAGGCAGCATGTCTGCTGCGGGAGTGTCACCCCATCAGCCCAAAGGTTGCAATCGACATGAATTGTGTGCAAGAAGGCATATATTTGCAAACTTTGCCCAAATTATTCTCTATCCTGGGACGAGGCAAGTAGCTCCATTGGCCACCGAGGTCCCTTGCTGCCCCCAACGGCACACCCAGTGACCCCCCCCCACAGGGACCGGCTCTGCCAATGGACAAAAGGGCCCGCTGGCCAAGCGGAACTGGTGTTCCTTCAGGCAGCCAAAAAGGGGAGAGGAGCAAGCACCTCAAGGTTAGACAGAGGCAGGATACTTCAAAACTCCTGGCAAAACCAGGCCCCCAAGGGATGAAGTTACAGATCATTTGGTACAGGCGGGACACAGGACAGCAAGCAgcagtggtggggggggggggcgcacacgagtgtgtgtgtgtgtgtgtgtgtgggtgcttCAGCCTCCTCTGCCTGTTTTtccaagagggggaaagagactcGGCACAGCTGGGGCGGGGTGGACACGCTCCCTCAGAGGACCTTCGGGAGTCTGTGGGGAGCACAGGTGGGGGTCACTTGAGATCTGACCAGAGGGCACAATTCTTATCGTGGCGCAAGATCCAGCCCAACCTTACAGCCCCTGGTGCTGGAATGTGTTCTCCTCGGGAGCCGCACGCTGCTTCTTGCCGACCGCGGCAGCAGGAGCCTCCCGAGCCAGAGTTTGAGCAGGGCAGCGGCTACTTACGTTCCTGTCCGCTGCTCTCCTGGGCCATGTTCTCTTTGCTCTTGTAAAATGGGAATTTTCGGGAGAGGCGGAAACTCTTTTTACGTTTCGTTTTGATCGACTGTGAAGAAGGTGGAGATGGAAGGAGGGggcagaaagaaacaaacaaaaagaaaaacaaaaaacaaacaaacaatggtatTTAAAGCatgcaagaaaaattaaaatgagtCGACAATGATGATCAGAGCCAGGGAAGCCACCCCTCAAATGAAATCATGGAAATTACATGTAAACGGGAATGTAAAAGGAAAATTAACAAAAGGGGATGGGAATGGAGTATAGGGGATGGTCGAAGATGACTAACCAATTCATAATGTCagagcaaaataaatacataaacaaacaaacaaagaaaacggTGTGTGTCCTTCTGTTCTCCCTGCCACACACACATGTTGGAAGAAGCAACAGCAATGGCGCCTTGCCCTCCCCTCTGGCTGTCCTGCCACCCAACTCAGCTCCCCCACAGTCATGGGCATGGCGCCCCCCCCCACCCGTGTTCTCTGAGCCAGCTTGAGTGAATCTGGGGTTCTGTGAAGAGCTGCAAATCCGACTGCTGAAAGGGCAAGGAGGCAAGACGGCAAGTCCTATCCCCATTGCCCTGGACAAAGAGAGCCTGAGGTGTGCTCCCTCTACAAAATCTAGGCccgtgatggctaacctttttgagcccaagtgcccccaaactgggggggggggggggaggaaacaacccagcagaagtggcagcagaagagggaatcccgggcatggaggtgcctccggaccccactccggatctgcctcCCATCGGGCCCAACCcccgccagcgccagctgctccggatcctggcctgcccCCTGTCGGGGCACTAGCACCATGAcggcagccacctcctcaggtttggccgCTGGGGGTAGCGATCCGGCGACATATGGCTCACATGCCTGCAGAGAGGTCCACGCGCcctaggttcgccatcactgaccgAGGCCCAGCCCATCAACTCCCATCTAACAAAGCAGGGCACCCTCTTGAAAGGAACAGGGTTTAACCTCTGTCGTCTCTATTGGTCGCCCAactcttgtatttatttaaaaatattgtttaaaagcaTTTATATATCGCATTTCTGCACATCAGGGCCCACCAAGCAAGGTATAACAAAATCATAATCACAAAGAAACAGGGGGGAAAACATTCTCTAAGCAGAGACTAGAAACCGTTTTAGAAGGCAAAGCTTTTTAGTACTCCTTCCGttgcttcccttcccctccaaacCAGCACTTACTCGGTTGGATTCTATCATCCCAGTTCGGGC
Encoded proteins:
- the DLG3 gene encoding disks large homolog 3 isoform X7, producing MMNSSMSSGSGSLRTSEKRSLYVRALFDYDRTRDSCLPSQGLSFSYGDILHVINASDDEWWQARLVTPHGESEQIGVIPSKKRVEKKERARLKTVKFHARTGMIESNRDFPGLSDDYYGAKNLKGVTSNTSDSESSSKGQEDTILSYEPVTRQEIHYARPVIVLGPMKDRINDDLISEFPHKFGSCVPHTTRPRRENEVDGQDYHFVVSREQMEKDIQDNKFIEAGQFNDNLYGTSIQSVRAVAERGKHCILDVSGNAIKRLQQAQLYPVAIFIKPKSIEALMEMNRRQTYEQANKVFDKAMKLEQEFGEYFTAIVQGDSLEEIYSKIKQIIEDQSGHYIWVPSPEKL
- the DLG3 gene encoding disks large homolog 3 isoform X5; translated protein: MITANISSSLSYGRPSPRPQVVARHRRGIREPRKITLHKGSTGLGFNIVGGEDGEGIFVSFILAGGPADLSGELRRGDRILSVNGVNLRNATHEQAAAALKRAGQTVTIVAQYRPEEYSRFESKIHDLREQMMNSSMSSGSGSLRTSEKRSLYVRALFDYDRTRDSCLPSQGLSFSYGDILHVINASDDEWWQARLVTPHGESEQIGVIPSKKRVEKKERARLKTVKFHARTGMIESNRSIKTKRKKSFRLSRKFPFYKSKENMAQESSGQEQGVTSNTSDSESSSKGQEDTILSYEPVTRQEIHYARPVIVLGPMKDRINDDLISEFPHKFGSCVPHTTRPRRENEVDGQDYHFVVSREQMEKDIQDNKFIEAGQFNDNLYGTSIQSVRAVAERGKHCILDVSGNAIKRLQQAQLYPVAIFIKPKSIEALMEMNRRQTYEQANKVFDKAMKLEQEFGEYFTAIVQGDSLEEIYSKIKQIIEDQSGHYIWVPSPEKL
- the DLG3 gene encoding disks large homolog 3 isoform X6; translation: MMNSSMSSGSGSLRTSEKRSLYVRALFDYDRTRDSCLPSQGLSFSYGDILHVINASDDEWWQARLVTPHGESEQIGVIPSKKRVEKKERARLKTVKFHARTGMIESNRSIKTKRKKSFRLSRKFPFYKSKENMAQESSGQEQGVTSNTSDSESSSKGQEDTILSYEPVTRQEIHYARPVIVLGPMKDRINDDLISEFPHKFGSCVPHTTRPRRENEVDGQDYHFVVSREQMEKDIQDNKFIEAGQFNDNLYGTSIQSVRAVAERGKHCILDVSGNAIKRLQQAQLYPVAIFIKPKSIEALMEMNRRQTYEQANKVFDKAMKLEQEFGEYFTAIVQGDSLEEIYSKIKQIIEDQSGHYIWVPSPEKL